From a single Populus nigra chromosome 18, ddPopNigr1.1, whole genome shotgun sequence genomic region:
- the LOC133677815 gene encoding uncharacterized protein LOC133677815, translating into MEFCPTCGMLLRYETPNMGQAARFYCPTCPYFASIESRVKIKRKQKLAKKEIEPIFTLEDMKTGGAETDATCPHCNFGRACFQQIQIRSADEPATTFYFCLNEKCGRMWRED; encoded by the exons atggaATTTTGCCCAACATGTGGGATGCTATTGCGATATGAGACGCCAAATATGGGGCAAGCAGCTAGATTTTATTGCCCTACCTGTCCCTATTTCGCTTCGATTGAGAGCAGG GTTAAGATAAAGAGAAAGCAAAAGCTTgctaagaaagaaattgaaccTATTTTCACCCTCGAGGACATGAAGACAGGCGGTGCTGAAACTGATG CAACATGTCCCCATTGCAACTTCGGAAGGGCCTGTTTCCAGCAGATACAGATTAGATCAGCTGATGAGCCAGCAACAACATTTTACTTCTGCTTGAATGAGAAGTGTGGGAGGATGTGGCGTGAGGACTGA